In Geotalea uraniireducens, one genomic interval encodes:
- a CDS encoding cytochrome C, which produces MKLGKRDVLFLVLIVALVAVLARHRGSEQGKPVPLDAVHRPFQEALANGAAREATEQGCVRCHATAARPLPPGHPPKEQCLYCHRFAAPRH; this is translated from the coding sequence ATGAAGCTCGGCAAACGCGACGTTCTCTTCCTGGTGCTCATCGTGGCGCTCGTCGCCGTCCTCGCCCGGCACCGTGGCTCCGAACAGGGGAAGCCGGTGCCGCTCGACGCGGTACACCGCCCGTTCCAGGAGGCGCTCGCTAACGGCGCCGCCCGGGAAGCGACCGAACAGGGGTGCGTCCGCTGCCATGCCACCGCCGCCCGGCCGCTGCCGCCGGGGCACCCGCCGAAAGAGCAGTGCCTGTACTGCCACCGCTTTGCCGCCCCCCGGCACTGA
- a CDS encoding YajD family HNH nuclease, which produces MGRTFRPRTPRPGPAKSQEELDELVRRLRAEQDAPTNYRERSLKLHGWICAKCGREFTLENLHLLTVHHKDGNHHNNPPDGSNWENLCIYCHDDEHSRSLLGDYLQGEDPKR; this is translated from the coding sequence ATGGGCAGAACCTTCAGACCGCGGACGCCGCGACCGGGGCCGGCCAAGAGCCAGGAAGAGCTGGACGAGCTGGTCCGCCGGCTGCGGGCGGAGCAGGACGCGCCGACCAACTACCGGGAGCGCTCCCTCAAGCTGCACGGCTGGATCTGCGCCAAGTGCGGCCGGGAGTTCACCCTGGAGAACCTCCACCTCCTTACCGTCCACCACAAGGACGGCAACCACCACAACAACCCCCCCGACGGCAGCAACTGGGAGAACCTCTGCATCTACTGCCACGACGACGAGCACAGCCGGTCGCTGCTCGGCGACTACCTGCAGGGGGAGGACCCAAAGCGATGA